The proteins below come from a single Terriglobales bacterium genomic window:
- a CDS encoding PilZ domain-containing protein — MSDRRKTKTTPALERRKRNRRAFARWPFEFDVRLNWGKQTVLCRGYEIAEGGLSLVCEIPLPKETEIEVEYRLRPDATPVVVKGMVRYVEGVHFGLEFLNLGLKDRLSLVEHCEKLDPV; from the coding sequence ATGAGTGATCGGCGCAAAACCAAAACCACGCCCGCCCTGGAGCGCCGGAAGCGGAACCGGCGCGCTTTTGCGCGGTGGCCATTTGAGTTTGATGTTCGCTTGAACTGGGGTAAGCAAACCGTGCTTTGCCGTGGATATGAGATTGCAGAAGGCGGGCTTTCATTAGTCTGCGAGATACCGCTTCCCAAAGAAACCGAGATTGAGGTCGAGTATCGCCTGCGTCCAGATGCCACTCCTGTAGTGGTTAAAGGGATGGTTCGTTACGTGGAAGGAGTTCATTTTGGACTCGAATTCCTGAACCTTGGATTGAAAGACCGGCTCTCACTCGTCGAGCACTGCGAGAAGCTGGATCCTGTCTAG
- a CDS encoding AI-2E family transporter → MPSLPSWQKRDRQQGRQSPMAVENEASVSQPTAELTDLEEGVQEVHEELRKATIWQITLTLLAILAICYVAKLVLVTLFTSILIAFILEPLVGFFARIRIPRSVGSALAVLLVFALFYGLSYFFYQRAVDFAHQLPKMSGEIKKLVGKYQQNAAEIRKSAQNVIPPKPEDRNAVPVRVQEDRGIASFVGGEEIANFGEVLLTITFIPFLVYFMLTWQEHVRRSAVRLFPPEKRMAAYQTLGKISEMMKGFIVGNFVIGLFLAVASAIVFAFLHLPYFYFIGLISGFLSLVPYLGIVLAILPPVASGAGVLHSSSLLLVAAIILGLHVFAMNVLYPKVLGGRLELNPLAVTVGLMIWGWIWGAMGLILAVPVVGAIKIVCDNITGLKPFGELLGEGTDNKKQKATA, encoded by the coding sequence ATGCCCTCATTGCCGAGCTGGCAAAAGCGAGATAGGCAACAAGGACGCCAAAGCCCCATGGCGGTGGAGAATGAGGCTAGTGTCTCGCAACCAACGGCGGAGCTGACGGATCTCGAAGAGGGTGTGCAAGAGGTACATGAAGAACTTCGCAAAGCCACCATTTGGCAAATTACGCTCACGCTGCTGGCGATTCTGGCAATTTGCTATGTCGCAAAGCTAGTCCTGGTTACCCTCTTCACTTCGATCCTGATCGCGTTCATTTTGGAGCCGTTGGTTGGCTTCTTCGCAAGAATCCGCATTCCTCGAAGCGTGGGTTCGGCTCTGGCTGTGTTGCTGGTTTTCGCCCTGTTCTACGGCCTGAGCTATTTTTTCTACCAGCGAGCCGTGGACTTCGCACATCAGCTGCCCAAGATGTCCGGTGAGATCAAGAAACTCGTTGGGAAATATCAGCAAAATGCGGCCGAGATTCGCAAATCTGCGCAAAACGTAATTCCGCCCAAGCCTGAGGATCGGAATGCCGTTCCAGTGAGAGTCCAGGAGGACCGGGGAATTGCTTCGTTTGTGGGGGGCGAGGAGATTGCCAATTTTGGTGAAGTACTGCTCACCATCACCTTCATACCTTTCCTCGTTTATTTCATGCTTACCTGGCAGGAGCACGTGAGAAGGTCTGCTGTGCGTCTCTTTCCGCCCGAGAAGCGGATGGCGGCGTATCAAACGCTAGGCAAGATCTCCGAAATGATGAAGGGCTTCATCGTTGGAAACTTCGTTATTGGCTTGTTTCTGGCGGTCGCAAGCGCAATCGTTTTTGCATTTTTGCATCTGCCTTATTTCTATTTCATAGGTCTGATCAGCGGGTTCTTAAGCCTGGTTCCGTACTTAGGAATAGTTCTCGCTATTTTGCCGCCAGTGGCTTCGGGTGCGGGGGTGCTGCATAGCAGCAGCTTGCTGCTAGTCGCAGCGATCATTCTTGGGTTGCACGTATTCGCGATGAATGTTCTTTACCCCAAGGTGCTCGGTGGACGGCTGGAACTGAACCCGCTGGCCGTAACGGTCGGTCTGATGATCTGGGGATGGATTTGGGGAGCCATGGGACTGATCCTTGCTGTTCCAGTGGTGGGAGCAATCAAGATCGTCTGCGACAACATCACGGGGCTCAAACCATTTGGAGAACTGCTCGGAGAGGGGACCGACAACAAGAAGCAGAAAGCAACCGCCTGA
- the ruvX gene encoding Holliday junction resolvase RuvX translates to MTAGQNAASNGAGRILGLDVGARRIGIAVSDPLGITAQGINTLHRRNRRHDLSELRKFIAEYGIQEIVVGNPLRMSGHTGAQAEKMADFARHLEDSFELPVHLWDERLSTAEAHRLLDETGIRDSRRKEVIDKMAAVLILQSFLDARAAQR, encoded by the coding sequence ATGACTGCGGGTCAAAATGCCGCTTCCAATGGCGCAGGCCGCATTTTGGGACTCGATGTAGGAGCGCGGCGCATCGGGATCGCCGTCTCCGATCCTTTGGGCATCACTGCGCAGGGTATTAACACCTTGCACCGCCGCAATCGGCGTCATGATCTGTCTGAGCTGCGAAAGTTCATCGCCGAGTATGGAATTCAAGAAATAGTGGTGGGCAATCCGTTGCGAATGAGCGGCCATACTGGAGCCCAGGCAGAGAAGATGGCTGATTTTGCCAGGCATCTTGAAGATTCGTTCGAGCTTCCTGTTCATCTTTGGGACGAGCGGCTCAGTACCGCCGAAGCTCATCGGCTATTGGATGAGACTGGGATTCGCGACTCACGTCGAAAAGAGGTCATCGACAAGATGGCGGCAGTGCTGATTTTGCAGTCGTTCCTGGATGCGCGGGCAGCGCAGCGTTAA
- a CDS encoding CDP-alcohol phosphatidyltransferase family protein: protein MSWTGAFGRACGKLLYAIVRGLSLTRISPNILTFTGLVINIIAGVLFGYASGDRQPRLFFYAGLVILAAGIFDMVDGRVARATHQVTTFGAFFDSVIDRYSDIALFFGLLVYYARANHFFYVVLVGIVMTTSVMVSYTRARAESLIPSCKVGFLERPERIVLVLIGALFNRMAPVLWVIAVLSTITVIHRMWYTYQKMKPLTEQELKTQAAAAESRPKEHPPKLNPAISA, encoded by the coding sequence ATGAGCTGGACCGGCGCATTCGGGCGCGCATGCGGCAAGCTTCTATACGCCATTGTGCGCGGACTTTCGCTCACCCGCATTTCGCCGAACATACTCACCTTCACCGGGCTGGTCATCAACATCATCGCCGGAGTTCTTTTTGGATACGCCAGCGGTGATCGGCAACCTCGGCTCTTCTTTTATGCCGGTCTGGTGATTCTTGCCGCCGGCATCTTTGACATGGTGGACGGGCGCGTCGCCCGCGCTACCCACCAGGTCACTACCTTCGGCGCCTTTTTTGACTCGGTCATCGACCGCTATAGCGATATCGCGCTGTTTTTCGGCCTGCTGGTGTATTACGCGCGCGCCAATCACTTCTTCTACGTGGTGCTGGTTGGAATTGTGATGACCACTTCGGTGATGGTCAGCTACACGCGCGCTCGTGCCGAGTCGCTGATCCCGAGCTGCAAGGTCGGCTTCCTCGAACGGCCAGAGCGCATTGTGCTCGTGCTTATCGGCGCGTTGTTCAACCGCATGGCGCCTGTGTTGTGGGTAATCGCCGTACTCTCTACGATCACGGTTATTCATCGCATGTGGTACACCTACCAGAAAATGAAGCCGCTGACTGAGCAGGAACTGAAGACCCAGGCGGCTGCCGCGGAGTCAAGGCCGAAGGAACATCCGCCCAAGCTGAATCCAGCGATCTCCGCTTGA
- a CDS encoding CRTAC1 family protein, translating to MQFNRRNFLKTLSRTALVLSFDQIFGALDLRSQAAPAPKSEAAKESSSALGVSFVDVARQAGLNAKTIFGGVKKNKYLLETTGCGVAFYDYDNDGWLDIFLVNGWRLEGFPKGEEPTCHLFKNNRDGTFTDVTVKAGLARSGWGQGVCVGDYDNDGYDDLFISYYGQNALYHNNGDGTFTDVTAKAGLTQKITRWNSGCAFLDYDRDGHLDLFVANYIDLDLKTAPVPESGPCLYKGVMVACGPPGLNGGKDILYHNNGDGTFTDVSEQSGITKTASTYGLGVLTADFDEDGWPDIYVANDSTASALFHNLKNGHFDDIAVAAGAALSPDGKPQAGMGVAAGDYDHDGHLDIVKTNFAGDTHSLYRNLGAGSFDDTTFQAGLGLNTKYLGWGCGFFDMDNDGWLDILVCNGHVYPEVEQLRTEAAYAQRKLLYRNMRNGHFDDVSMQAGPGISTPAPARGAAFGDFDNDGDIDIVVNCVNDLPQLIRCDSSTGNHWIKVRTIGTKSNRSGIGARIRCVARIPRVEKPVEQIDEVRSGGSYFSQNDLRVHFGLGKASKVDLLQIRWPSGQIDELKDIDVDRVVHVKEGQGIVKVDVFKKRG from the coding sequence TTGCAGTTCAACCGTCGTAACTTTCTCAAGACACTCAGCCGCACCGCTCTCGTTCTGAGCTTCGATCAAATCTTTGGCGCGTTGGATCTTCGAAGCCAGGCCGCACCCGCTCCGAAGTCCGAAGCAGCCAAGGAAAGTTCGAGTGCGCTCGGAGTTTCTTTTGTAGACGTCGCGCGGCAAGCCGGGCTGAACGCGAAAACGATCTTCGGAGGAGTGAAGAAGAACAAGTATCTCCTGGAAACGACCGGCTGCGGAGTCGCGTTTTACGACTACGACAACGATGGATGGCTGGATATCTTTCTAGTGAACGGCTGGCGCCTCGAAGGATTTCCCAAAGGCGAAGAGCCGACCTGTCATCTCTTTAAGAACAATCGCGACGGCACGTTTACCGATGTAACCGTGAAAGCTGGTCTTGCGCGCTCAGGGTGGGGCCAGGGCGTCTGTGTCGGCGATTACGACAACGACGGATACGACGATCTATTCATCAGCTACTACGGGCAGAATGCGCTCTATCACAACAACGGCGACGGCACGTTCACCGATGTAACCGCAAAGGCCGGTCTCACACAGAAGATAACACGCTGGAATAGCGGCTGTGCCTTTCTCGATTACGATCGCGATGGTCATCTCGATCTCTTCGTCGCCAACTACATCGACCTTGATCTAAAGACAGCGCCTGTTCCCGAATCGGGTCCGTGTCTCTACAAGGGCGTGATGGTCGCCTGCGGGCCGCCAGGACTGAATGGCGGCAAGGATATCCTCTATCACAACAACGGCGACGGCACGTTCACGGATGTTTCGGAGCAGTCTGGCATTACCAAAACGGCAAGTACATACGGTTTAGGCGTGCTCACCGCCGATTTCGACGAAGACGGCTGGCCCGACATCTACGTGGCCAACGACTCCACGGCCAGCGCTCTGTTTCACAATCTCAAGAACGGCCACTTCGACGACATCGCGGTTGCCGCCGGAGCCGCGCTGAGCCCTGATGGCAAGCCTCAGGCTGGCATGGGCGTGGCAGCTGGGGACTACGATCATGATGGCCATCTCGACATCGTGAAAACGAACTTCGCCGGCGACACACATTCGCTCTATCGCAATCTTGGCGCCGGCAGCTTCGACGACACTACATTTCAAGCGGGCCTCGGCCTGAACACGAAGTATCTCGGTTGGGGATGCGGGTTCTTCGATATGGACAACGATGGATGGCTAGACATTCTCGTGTGCAATGGGCATGTCTATCCCGAAGTAGAACAGCTTCGCACCGAGGCCGCCTACGCCCAACGTAAGCTGCTCTACCGCAATATGCGCAACGGCCACTTCGACGATGTCTCAATGCAAGCCGGGCCCGGAATCTCGACGCCGGCGCCGGCACGGGGAGCGGCCTTCGGCGATTTCGACAACGACGGTGACATCGACATAGTCGTGAATTGCGTGAATGATCTCCCGCAACTCATTCGCTGTGATTCGAGCACAGGAAACCATTGGATCAAAGTAAGAACGATAGGTACGAAGTCAAACCGCAGCGGCATTGGCGCACGCATCAGGTGCGTAGCGCGCATTCCCAGGGTTGAAAAACCGGTAGAGCAAATAGATGAGGTGCGCAGCGGTGGCAGCTATTTTTCCCAAAACGACCTTCGCGTCCATTTCGGGTTGGGCAAAGCGAGCAAAGTGGACCTGCTACAGATACGCTGGCCAAGCGGGCAGATAGATGAGCTGAAAGACATCGATGTCGATCGCGTAGTTCACGTGAAAGAGGGACAAGGGATCGTTAAAGTCGATGTGTTCAAGAAAAGAGGATAA
- a CDS encoding CarD family transcriptional regulator: protein MNHDFHIGDKVVYPNHGVGIVEQISSRTIGSMVQKYYELHIKASNLRVTIPFSNVAAVGLRRVIKSADIEQILDILINSKCENHADWKFRFKENSEKMRTGSLLDVAFVLKSLLVLNQTKALSFREKKMLERARYLLVSEMAMARNVDETEMEGLLNRALAKVKLKFPEVTADA from the coding sequence ATGAACCATGATTTCCACATCGGTGACAAGGTTGTTTATCCCAACCACGGCGTAGGCATAGTAGAGCAGATCAGTAGTCGAACAATTGGCAGCATGGTGCAGAAGTATTACGAGCTGCACATCAAGGCCAGTAATCTGAGAGTTACGATCCCATTCAGCAACGTGGCGGCAGTGGGACTTCGACGAGTCATTAAGAGCGCCGATATCGAGCAAATCCTGGACATTCTGATCAACAGCAAATGCGAGAATCACGCCGACTGGAAATTCCGGTTCAAAGAAAACTCCGAAAAGATGCGCACCGGATCGCTACTGGACGTGGCTTTTGTCCTGAAAAGCCTCCTGGTTTTGAATCAAACCAAGGCGCTTTCCTTCCGCGAGAAGAAGATGCTGGAACGGGCGCGGTATCTGCTGGTAAGTGAGATGGCAATGGCGAGAAATGTCGACGAAACGGAAATGGAAGGGCTTCTGAATCGCGCCCTGGCCAAAGTAAAGCTGAAGTTCCCAGAAGTGACAGCCGACGCGTAG
- a CDS encoding amylo-alpha-1,6-glucosidase, translated as MIERQPHRPSNIRVIRLIRAIRVVCCFLVLPVWAQSRDSVQIGTHELSRPARPWEFLDAVGKRAGLFGNEAGRFEAWVYPLKLFRDFEVTFVLDDRRIPASALVRNLVMRPEGPTLTLSSDSFSVNETWLLPPDESGAIIRFEISTWQPVAIEASFTRDFQLMWPAGLGGTYMSWNPELHAFTLGEEGRKFSAVVGSPSAVSANPEFSSNSYASTRSSFRLDTIPKGTAVRYIFIAGSTTGPGEARKSYDRLSANPGELFSAARKYYDDYLAKTLSVELPDPKLQAAYDWSRISMIQGLVANPFLGTGLVAGYRSSGETARPGYAWFFGRDSLWTDLALDSIGDFATTRTALEFIAKYQRADGKVEHEISQTTSLVDWWKGFPYGFASADATPLFIIAMNDYVTSSSDVGFATEHWDNVWRAYQFIKSTYNQNGLPRNFGIGHGWIEGGPLLPVETESYQSGLVAAALQSLVSLATAAGKRQDGDAVSKDFGALRTKINDAFWDANDRTLVFAVDRENKQVRTPTVLSTAPMWFDVFEAQKANATIDHIANWDHAADWGMRIISEQHPLYGPTGYHFGSVWPLFTGWAAVAEYRNHRPLEAYANLYANSSLALDGPLGRVTEVLSGSYYEGLGTSSPHQIWSSAMVISPIVRGMLGLAVHETKKTIDLAPHLPAAWDHLALHSIAFCGGQAEILYSRRDDGVHLQVKTGKTGDCNLRFSPSFSKHARVRGVTWNGKPAKYTVEPNRNDQHAVISLPWSSGEVVVRVDDDFGLQADEYLPSLGSASENLKISREQWSANNRDLKVRVAGIAGKRYALHSYGANIAFVDGGELKRLANGVQTIEITFSAADRPGQYIEREITIHF; from the coding sequence ATGATTGAAAGACAACCGCATAGACCCTCAAACATCCGTGTAATCCGTCTCATTCGTGCGATCCGTGTCGTGTGTTGCTTTTTGGTTCTCCCGGTCTGGGCTCAAAGTCGTGATTCAGTTCAGATCGGCACGCACGAACTCTCGCGTCCCGCGCGCCCATGGGAGTTCCTGGACGCCGTCGGCAAGCGCGCGGGCCTCTTTGGCAACGAAGCTGGACGCTTCGAGGCTTGGGTCTATCCACTAAAGCTCTTTCGCGACTTCGAAGTCACGTTCGTGCTTGATGACCGGCGCATCCCCGCCTCTGCACTCGTTCGCAACCTAGTGATGCGTCCGGAAGGACCAACGCTCACTCTCTCCTCAGATTCGTTCAGCGTCAACGAAACCTGGCTCTTACCGCCGGATGAGAGCGGAGCGATCATTCGCTTCGAAATCAGCACCTGGCAGCCGGTTGCGATCGAGGCATCGTTCACGCGCGATTTTCAACTGATGTGGCCCGCGGGGTTAGGCGGAACTTACATGAGTTGGAATCCTGAGCTGCACGCCTTCACGCTGGGGGAAGAAGGCCGGAAATTCTCCGCAGTTGTGGGATCCCCGTCAGCCGTTTCGGCAAACCCGGAATTCTCTTCCAATAGCTACGCCAGCACTCGCAGTAGTTTTCGCCTCGACACGATCCCGAAGGGCACAGCAGTGCGGTACATATTCATCGCCGGGAGCACTACCGGACCGGGCGAAGCGCGCAAGAGTTACGATCGACTCTCGGCCAATCCGGGTGAGCTCTTTTCCGCAGCGCGCAAATACTACGACGACTACTTGGCCAAGACGCTCTCGGTCGAGCTGCCCGATCCGAAGCTTCAAGCCGCATATGACTGGTCGCGCATCAGTATGATTCAGGGATTGGTGGCTAATCCGTTTTTGGGAACGGGGCTGGTCGCTGGCTATCGAAGCTCGGGAGAGACGGCCCGCCCAGGATACGCATGGTTTTTCGGCCGCGATTCACTCTGGACCGATCTCGCCCTCGATTCGATCGGCGATTTCGCCACCACTCGCACTGCACTCGAGTTCATCGCCAAGTATCAGCGCGCGGATGGAAAAGTCGAGCACGAGATATCGCAGACCACCAGCCTGGTGGATTGGTGGAAAGGATTTCCATACGGTTTCGCCTCAGCCGACGCAACTCCACTGTTCATCATTGCGATGAACGATTACGTCACCTCGTCGAGCGATGTCGGATTTGCCACGGAGCACTGGGACAACGTCTGGCGTGCCTATCAATTCATAAAGTCGACCTACAACCAGAACGGCCTTCCACGGAACTTTGGTATCGGACATGGCTGGATCGAAGGTGGTCCGCTGCTTCCGGTTGAGACTGAGTCTTACCAGAGCGGTCTCGTGGCCGCGGCGCTGCAGTCGCTAGTCTCGTTGGCAACTGCGGCCGGAAAGCGGCAGGATGGCGATGCCGTTTCGAAAGATTTCGGCGCGCTGCGAACAAAGATCAACGACGCGTTCTGGGACGCAAACGATCGCACCTTGGTCTTCGCCGTGGACCGCGAGAACAAACAGGTGCGCACCCCCACCGTGCTCAGCACTGCGCCGATGTGGTTCGACGTCTTCGAGGCTCAGAAGGCGAACGCCACTATCGATCACATTGCGAATTGGGATCACGCCGCCGACTGGGGCATGCGCATCATCTCAGAGCAGCATCCGCTCTATGGTCCGACCGGCTACCACTTCGGATCGGTCTGGCCGCTCTTTACTGGGTGGGCCGCAGTCGCCGAGTATCGCAACCACCGGCCTCTGGAGGCATATGCAAACCTCTACGCGAATTCGTCGCTGGCACTCGATGGACCTCTCGGGCGTGTAACAGAAGTCCTCTCCGGCAGCTATTACGAAGGACTCGGTACGTCGTCGCCACACCAGATCTGGTCTTCGGCGATGGTGATCAGCCCCATCGTTCGGGGAATGCTTGGGCTAGCCGTGCATGAGACCAAGAAAACGATTGATCTAGCTCCACACCTTCCAGCGGCCTGGGATCACCTCGCTCTGCACAGTATTGCGTTCTGCGGCGGACAGGCGGAGATCCTTTACTCACGCCGCGACGACGGCGTCCATCTTCAGGTGAAAACGGGCAAGACAGGCGATTGCAACCTGCGGTTCTCTCCATCGTTCAGCAAGCACGCTCGCGTCCGCGGCGTCACATGGAACGGCAAACCGGCTAAGTACACCGTTGAACCAAATCGGAATGACCAGCACGCTGTGATTTCGCTTCCTTGGTCAAGCGGAGAAGTAGTCGTTCGCGTGGACGACGATTTTGGGTTACAGGCTGATGAATATCTTCCGTCGCTTGGTTCCGCGAGCGAAAATCTCAAGATATCGCGAGAACAATGGAGCGCGAATAATCGCGACTTAAAGGTGCGCGTCGCAGGAATCGCCGGCAAACGATATGCATTGCATAGTTATGGCGCAAACATTGCTTTTGTTGATGGTGGAGAGTTGAAACGACTCGCGAATGGAGTGCAAACCATAGAGATCACCTTCAGCGCTGCCGATCGGCCTGGGCAATACATCGAGCGCGAGATAACCATTCACTTCTAG
- the greA gene encoding transcription elongation factor GreA, with the protein MPEHVKKKLLEEIKALEHELTHELPKEIKKAAALGDLSENAEYHMAKQRQEFVNARLGQLKKRMGELALVNLNNIPQDRVAFGSVIEVFDSTKDEKIEYTLVTSEESDVTHGKISTTSPIGKSLMGKRVGDVVEVVTPTGRRELEILKLATIHDQEQAETNGASGGR; encoded by the coding sequence ATGCCTGAACACGTAAAGAAGAAGCTGCTGGAAGAAATTAAGGCTCTCGAGCATGAGCTCACTCACGAGCTTCCCAAGGAAATAAAAAAGGCGGCCGCACTCGGCGACCTCAGCGAGAACGCTGAGTATCACATGGCAAAGCAGCGCCAGGAGTTCGTCAACGCGCGCCTCGGCCAGCTCAAGAAGCGTATGGGCGAGCTGGCGCTCGTGAACTTGAATAATATTCCGCAAGATCGGGTTGCGTTCGGCTCGGTGATCGAGGTCTTCGATAGCACCAAGGACGAAAAGATCGAATACACCCTGGTTACCAGCGAAGAATCCGACGTTACCCACGGTAAAATTTCAACTACCTCGCCAATCGGCAAGAGCCTTATGGGCAAAAGGGTTGGGGATGTAGTCGAGGTTGTAACGCCCACCGGCAGGCGCGAGCTGGAGATTTTGAAGCTCGCAACCATCCACGATCAGGAGCAAGCCGAGACCAACGGCGCTTCAGGCGGACGCTAG
- a CDS encoding transcriptional regulator, giving the protein MKSKSTIHENVRSSARAIAVHKEASASELDPVIHERMRLGIISALAVRDALTFSELKRLLEATDGNLSVHARKLEDAHYVICTKSFEGRVPRTEYRITSAGRKALERYLDQMEQIIHQTRGN; this is encoded by the coding sequence TTGAAGTCCAAATCTACTATTCACGAGAATGTCCGCTCTTCTGCGCGCGCAATTGCCGTTCACAAGGAAGCGTCTGCCTCGGAGCTCGATCCTGTCATTCACGAGCGCATGCGCCTGGGCATCATCAGCGCCCTTGCTGTGCGTGACGCACTTACATTTTCGGAGCTGAAGCGCCTGCTCGAGGCTACGGATGGCAATCTGAGCGTCCATGCTCGCAAGCTTGAGGACGCGCATTACGTGATTTGCACCAAGAGCTTCGAAGGACGGGTTCCGCGTACTGAGTATCGGATCACCTCTGCGGGGCGCAAGGCTCTGGAGCGGTATCTCGACCAGATGGAGCAGATCATCCACCAGACTCGCGGTAACTGA
- a CDS encoding alkaline phosphatase family protein, whose product MGQFSLYRTISAVALSIALPLLVGCMALTGSTKNNGGGNPGSPNPTGSITVTPASVQQGGTVTVSWQTQNATSVALSQNGTSVRLDGNPLSSAGMQFTLNTVGTTTFTLTATGAAGTTAATASGAATVTAPPPTGGPTATLTATPTTVTAGQSVTLKWTTTNATSVSLTQNGTNVPIGSGQTSTVVTLNAVGTATFILTATGAQGAAATSQASVQVTPATSPGDITAVNHIIFLSQENRSFDVIFGKLNEYRATFGLPPDIDGLPDDCSSANSDWTKPCGAMNKAPNSAGVPTNPIYAFHLKTMCIENTSSDWIVSRWAFNAEDPASDTPLMDGFAIGVASATPAPATSNPTIPDKQGIRAMGFYTAPDLEYHYWLATQFGVSDRWFAPAPTRTDSNRYYLVGATSGGYAYSIAGDEPLIQSQTIFDRLQAAGVSWKIYSNELYTSAFSFSGFMAGFGPNGASPHIFPLSQFDADVAGGTLPAVAYIERVDNDEHPGLGGNVQAGVKDTAHFINEVMNSSAWKDSVFILTFDEGGGLYDHVPPPTNVPNPDGIKPVDLCTGASDPRCANAKFTHGTPPYDPPGDFNRYGFRVPTVVISPFSKPHYVSHQLTDSTAWLAFVEKRFNLQPLTARDAAASNMLDFFDFTNAPWKTPPSNPPATPIGPCYDGLP is encoded by the coding sequence ATGGGGCAGTTCAGTCTTTATCGCACAATTAGCGCGGTCGCATTGTCGATTGCGCTCCCGCTTTTGGTTGGCTGCATGGCTTTGACCGGCAGCACGAAGAACAATGGCGGCGGAAACCCGGGAAGCCCGAATCCAACCGGAAGTATCACTGTGACTCCCGCGTCGGTGCAGCAAGGCGGCACAGTTACCGTCAGCTGGCAGACTCAGAATGCCACCTCCGTAGCTCTCAGCCAAAACGGAACTTCTGTGCGCCTAGACGGCAACCCTCTAAGTTCGGCGGGAATGCAGTTCACGTTGAATACCGTGGGGACCACAACCTTTACCCTCACCGCTACAGGAGCGGCAGGAACAACAGCCGCCACTGCATCGGGCGCTGCTACGGTCACCGCGCCTCCTCCGACTGGGGGACCAACCGCAACACTGACCGCCACTCCGACGACCGTAACTGCCGGGCAGTCCGTGACCCTCAAGTGGACAACGACCAACGCGACCAGCGTTAGCCTGACCCAAAATGGGACGAATGTACCCATCGGCTCGGGACAAACGTCGACGGTAGTGACCTTGAACGCTGTCGGAACGGCGACATTCATTCTCACGGCAACGGGAGCGCAAGGCGCTGCGGCCACAAGCCAAGCCTCAGTGCAGGTGACTCCTGCGACGTCGCCCGGGGACATCACCGCGGTAAATCACATTATCTTTCTCTCACAGGAGAACCGAAGCTTCGACGTTATCTTCGGCAAGCTCAACGAATACCGCGCCACGTTTGGGCTACCCCCAGACATCGATGGATTGCCTGACGACTGCAGCAGCGCGAACTCCGACTGGACTAAACCCTGCGGAGCGATGAATAAAGCTCCGAACTCTGCAGGAGTTCCTACAAATCCGATCTACGCGTTCCACCTGAAGACGATGTGCATTGAGAACACCAGTTCAGATTGGATCGTCTCGCGATGGGCCTTTAACGCAGAAGATCCCGCGTCCGATACTCCGCTCATGGATGGGTTCGCCATCGGCGTGGCTAGCGCAACTCCCGCACCAGCAACATCGAATCCCACGATTCCCGATAAGCAGGGCATTCGCGCGATGGGATTTTATACGGCACCGGATCTCGAGTATCACTACTGGCTGGCGACACAGTTTGGCGTTTCGGACCGTTGGTTTGCTCCAGCGCCCACACGCACCGACTCCAATCGGTACTACCTGGTCGGAGCAACGTCCGGAGGATATGCGTATTCCATCGCAGGCGACGAGCCTTTGATCCAGTCGCAGACGATCTTCGATCGGCTGCAAGCGGCGGGCGTTTCCTGGAAAATCTATAGCAACGAGCTGTACACCTCGGCCTTCTCGTTCTCAGGATTCATGGCGGGGTTTGGACCAAATGGCGCGAGTCCACACATATTCCCACTCTCGCAATTCGACGCCGACGTTGCCGGTGGAACTCTTCCCGCCGTCGCCTACATCGAGCGAGTCGACAACGACGAGCATCCAGGACTTGGCGGCAACGTCCAGGCGGGAGTGAAGGACACCGCGCACTTCATTAACGAGGTAATGAACAGTTCCGCGTGGAAGGATTCTGTCTTTATTCTGACTTTTGACGAGGGAGGCGGCCTATATGACCACGTTCCCCCACCGACTAACGTGCCCAATCCTGATGGCATTAAGCCAGTCGACCTCTGTACAGGTGCTTCCGATCCGCGCTGCGCGAATGCAAAGTTCACGCATGGGACTCCTCCTTACGATCCGCCCGGCGATTTCAACCGCTACGGCTTCCGCGTTCCGACGGTTGTGATTTCGCCGTTCAGCAAACCACACTACGTCTCGCATCAGCTGACGGATTCGACCGCGTGGCTGGCATTCGTCGAAAAGAGATTCAACTTGCAACCCTTAACCGCGCGCGACGCAGCCGCCTCGAACATGCTGGACTTCTTCGACTTCACGAATGCTCCGTGGAAGACACCACCGAGCAATCCGCCCGCGACTCCGATTGGTCCGTGCTACGACGGCCTGCCGTAA